The genomic segment ATGGTATAGTGGCTCTCAGCAGGCTactaaatgttactttttttagttgttttctaCACCATGTGATTTGAAACGAGTTTTATTGTACAATAAGGCATTGAGAGACAAAAAATGACATTCATAGGCCTCTAGTACAGGAGTTAATGTTTCAGGATGTGCCTCCCAATCCTAAAAGCTTAAGTTTAGTTTATTATACCACTTTTATGATCTTGACCAATAGCACCGGTGTTCGCCTGCAGCGTGAAGTGACCAAAAGCAATGAGGTGCTACAGATTGAGTTTATTTTTCTAAATCTACAAGGTGCTTTTCAGGTAAACACCTTCAGAAATTAAGCAACAATCCCTGCTGCACATTGAATGACATGGAAGAAGCAGAAAAGCGTACTTTTTTGGTCCAAAACTGAAGCACTTTATAATGTTAAACTGGTCTTGACCTTCATAATTCACAAACAGGACATTTTGTGTTTAACAAAAGGTTAATAGACAATTTTAGATGTCCCATCGTGGCCATTATTTTCTGTGTGACAATGtatgtgtttacattttaaatattaaaaagctaTTTCAGTCAGTCTTGTGTCCCTTTTCTGTTATGAGagtagaaaaaaaagagaattgcAATAAATAATGTTACATAATGTTACTGAAATGTTAGTCAAAGACAAACTTTCTGGAGGTGTACTTGTAGGATAAacgcagatttaaaaaaaaaaatatatatatatatatatatatatatatatatatatatatatatatatatatatatatatattgattgatttgttttttgtttcaaagaagaGGCTTAAGAAACATGCAGCCAAACATGcataaaaaagaatagaaaaattaaacactttttaaaatatggCTTAATGCATATTTTCTTAAAGtacataaatgtttttctttctttcttaattaaAAAAGTGTAGTTTCTAACAGATAGATTAATCGGTTTACTGATTGATCTAGAAAgaaaattttgcatttaattttaagttcTTTTGGATTCTTTCCacgaaggaaaaaaaaacatagataaCGACTTTATCAGAACAAATTGTAACATCAGTTAACTCTACAGTCTTGTATCTCTGCGCAGGAACTCCATAATGTCTCCCATAATGTGACCATAAAATGGTCGCAGAAACTAAAAACTTTTCGCACTACTTTCTTCTCGATAGATGGCGCTAAAGTCACAGTAAACGAGCTCAACAGTCCGAATCGTTGTAGAGAATCGGCTCGTTCGAACGACTCGTTTATTGAACCTCTTCAAAGACGTGATTCACTCATTCTTTCCAGGTAAATTAAGTGTTCCCAGCGGTATTTTAATTTACGGTTAATAggttattattttgtaaattatattactgcTTATCACTGTTGTCGATTAGGTTACTATAGATCACGTTTGTGTATTGTAACAATTTTGTCAACGCCACAATTAACGCCATTACCGAGATTAATACCGTTGATCAATCCCATGCATTCGAGTGATTCGCAATTCCTTGTGAATCATATTAACCGAATCGTTACAAAGAATCTCTTCAAACGAGCATTCAAGATTCCTTCAATGTCATCTAGGCATAACAGACGTGAAACGTGTGCTAATAGTAACGTATCTACGAGTTTGGACAGTCAGAGTTCAGTAGCTTGCGCTAATGTCACACCGAGGGAGCTGGAGAGTTAAATAAGATCTGTTTCTAGTTTCCCGTGTGACCGAAGAAAAGGAGGAGAGGACAGTTCCGCCTTATTCACCTTGTCACGAGAGAATTACTGCACGTCAgatcctgaaaaaaaacagaCCCTAATCTATTTACTAACACTCACGTTAGCGGCTCGAGTGTGTTTATATTCATGCGTGATTGCTACAACCTACGTATCTTTGTTTCTAAGGGCGTTTATGCGTATTAATTACCTATGTGCAACTTTTACACCACATTCATCGGAAATTGCAGCAGGACACGCTGAGCGCGCGCTGCCAACTCCCTGATTAACTTCCCGCGCGCGCTTGTGATTTTCATCAACTCAGGAATTATGGGATGCTGCGGTAGCACACAGGTAAGACATCATAAAACACAACAAATACATCGAGCAAATGCATGCGGATTGGAGTCTGGAAACTTTTTGACTTGAACGAGTACATGCACTGCATGAAGTTACGAGTGCAAGAGCGCAACCCTCACATTAAAGTCACTCATATACAAGCAAGGGTCTTATAGATTTATAATTAAGAAAGATGTGTGCTTTATACAGCGAGCTATTGCTCCTATCGCCTTTATCACATCAAACTAAAGATAAATGAATGCAGAGCTTTGTTTGTCAACAGTGTAAAGCTCATTTCCGGTAGCATGATGGTGGCTGAACACACCCagggttacaggattagttttgagttgacaaaaccaaaccggtccaatccggctttgttggtaccatgaagCCCATCATCAACTTTCTCTGTAAACTCAGGTTTAATTCTGAGTTAATGGAGTGCACATGAAAGTGTGACCTCATTAATGAACAGCCAATCACATGCCTTGAATCTGTGATTCACTTCTCACGAGAGAGTCACTACCAAAGATTACAAGATTGAAAAATATGAAGACACATTTACAAGATGACATGATCTATACATGAAAGAGGGAAACTTAAAAAAACATCATATATATTCACGTTTAAagctattattataaattatctatatgtttatattaatttaatttttttctaataattattattgaactaaactTGCTTGTGTAATGGATTAAgggtataataattatataaatcatatcaaacaattataaaaaaaaaatattcatctgTAGAAATCAGacaattttatctttaaaattgTTTTACTATGTTGCGTCCATTAGCGTCCTTTAATTTGGAGTCAGAGAAACTGGGGTAGTGGCTTTATTGCATCAGACGTGTTACTTTGCTTGATGCTGATTGGTCAAatttcagtttgagatctctaaacCAGAACATAACATAACAGAGAAGTAAGTACTATGGTGATTAACACcactaaaagccaagccactttcATGGTACtaaaaacccaggattggtgcaaactaaactgaaacttaCCTGGATAGCCAGCTAAACCAGCTTCATGGTACTGGCCCCGGGTTTCACTGAGAACAAGTCCGGTGTGTTCAGACAGTCCCATTCACTCACTACGGTGCTTTCCTACTGTTTTATTCCTGCTTTGTGCTGCTGAACTTTTCCCAAGTATCCCCAAGATTATAGGATAAAAAAAGAAGCTTACAATTTTGGAAACTGCGActggttatttttatttcaaaacataTTATAATAGTTATAGTGaattaaaataaagttgaaaaaaaaaaaaaaaaaaatattagatataaataaaaaaagttaaatacaatttttaaacgTTACCTTTGCAACTTactgaaataaaacatgtttaagtTGAGTACTAAACTACTAAAACTAACAATATATagacataattaataaaaacaaattaataaatgaaacaaaagcacaaaaatttACCAAAACATACatgagcacataaacacacacacacacacacatatatatatatatatgtatacttgatccacacaaaaaaatttctttatgcatgcatgtgtgtatttatttagctatatttttatgttaaaagaGAGTTTGTATATGTCAACTATGTCAACTTCCCTTTACAGAAGAGCCGCGAATGGAAACCCTTAGAGCAGAGGAAGTGCACAGATATCCCATGGCTTCTTCTGTTCATCCTCTTCAATATCGGCATGGTAGGAAATACAgttcacatatttaaaaacaaaattaattttaaattaagtgtatttaattaatttgttaaactTAAGTACTTGAATTAAATGGACAGCATGCTGTCTGTTTTATATGGTAAAAATACctttatttgtgaccctggagcacaaaaaacAGGCTCAAGTCTCTGGggtttatttttagcaatagccaaaaaaaaaaaacattgtatgggtcaaaatgatcttattacgtttcttttatgccaaaaatcattaggatattaagtaaagatattttgtaaatttcctaccataaatatatcaaaactttattttttgtttagtaatatacattgctaagaattcatttggaaaacttcaaaggtgattttctcagtatttagatttttttttttgcaccctcaggttccagattttcaaatagctgtatctcggccaaatattgtccgatcctaataaaccatacatcaatggaaatattatttattcagataTTCAGATCAAATCTTCAAAAAACCAGTTGTGTCCCATGTGCTGATCATCATCTTGTGTTTCTGTGGCAGCTCTGCATCTGTGGCTTTGCCATTGCGACAGGGGCTGCATCCAGACTCATATCAGGGTACGACAGCTACGGGAACACCTGCGGTCAGAAGAATGCCAAAATCCCGGGAATAGAGCTCAGCGGCCTCGACCACACCTCCAGAAAGTATGTGAAGAAACACAGCTACCTCCTCTGGAGGGTTTCACAAGTGTTGAGTGACAGTTTCTTCAATGGTTCTGTCACAGGTATGTGTTTTTCCTGGACCCCTGTAACATCGACATAGTGAGAAGAAAGATTCAATCTGTGGCTTTGTGCGTCTCGAAGTGTCCAGACACCGAGCTGAAGACTTCTGAGGATCTCGTAAAGTTCTCAGAAGTTAACGGTGAGCTCAGTGTTGTCACATACGGCTGGAGGCCCTCGAATGTGATTCCTGCCTAATGgggttttgtttttctgtgttgttttctctAGGATCTAATTTGTGCTCCTACGATGTACATCTGGACTCGTATTCCTCTGATGCTAATATGGGTACAAAATGTCCAAAACTTCCGGTCTATCCAAGGTAGTCCATGTATTTATTCCATCTGTGTTAGTTAGGggactgtaagattttttttttaggaatgtttttgaaagcagtctTTTCTGCTTAGCAAggctgtatatataaaaaaaattatgtaaatttattataatattataaattagaatattataattttatatgcttttaaaataaattataaaaaatatatatatttacaagaaaatactaaccCCAAACCTTTAAAATGTAGTGCAGATataaagattatttaaatattactgtttattaaaatatttccacaaaaaaagcCACTGACTAGAGATGGCAAGTTTCAAATCATGATTCACagctaaaataaaaacttttgggAATTTGAAACAATTTATTTCCACCCAGACATCCAGCGATGAAAACAAAGGTTTAGCTTGATCTTTGGTTTGTAGGTTTGATTAATTTCTCTTCAGACTAACCTATATTCTGTCTTTTTTGGGGGTTGTTTTTTGTGTAGTGCATCCTTACCAGTGTTTCACCGCTGTGTGCCAGTTGACATTTCCTGCTACGCCAGGTTTGCCGAGGCCTTCATCACTTTCGTCAGTGACAACAGCGTGGTGCACAGAGTCATCGCTGGAGTGATGACATCCAAAGATATCATCATGGGCCTGTGTCTGCTCGCTCTCGGTCAGCTCATGACACAGCGCTCTTCTCATCAAAAcatcagacatcatatttttAAGCAGTTTACTAgttcaatttgaatatatatatatatatatatatatatatatatatatatatatatatatatatatagcagggTTTAAAGCGTCGTTCTGTCTCTGCTCTGTGCTGCAGTTCTGTCTCTGATCCTGATGGTTGTGATCCGCTACATCTCTGTGGTTCTGGTCTGGATTCTCTCAGCCGTTGTGGTGGTCGGGTCAATTGGTGAGACTTCAGTATTTAATTTAGATCAATGACAGGGCCATGGGCCGCTGTCCCGCTGCAGATGTGTGAAACAGTGCTGTGTTTGTTGCAGGTGGGACTGGGATCTTGTGGTGGCTGTATGTGGATCACAGTAAATCTGTGAATGCCACTCGACCGGCTCTGGAACTGGAGGTGGCCGAAGACAACCAGAAAGCCCTGCTCATCTACGCCATCGCTGCCACGGTCTTCACTGTATGTTTGAAGTCACATGCTACTATATAAACTGCCAAATTAGAGTACCGTGGAGATATGTAATCCTGAATAACGGCGCTCCTCAGGtgattctgctgctgctgatgttCTTCATGAGGAAGCGTGTGGCGCTCACCATCGCTCTGTTTCATGTGGCTGGTAAAGTGTTCACCCATCTGCCTCTGCTGGTCCTGCAGCCCTTCTGGACCTTCCTCACGCTCATGCTCTTCTGGGTTTAC from the Carassius carassius chromosome 7, fCarCar2.1, whole genome shotgun sequence genome contains:
- the LOC132144016 gene encoding choline transporter-like protein 1 encodes the protein MGCCGSTQKSREWKPLEQRKCTDIPWLLLFILFNIGMLCICGFAIATGAASRLISGYDSYGNTCGQKNAKIPGIELSGLDHTSRKYVFFLDPCNIDIVRRKIQSVALCVSKCPDTELKTSEDLVKFSEVNGSNLCSYDVHLDSYSSDANMGTKCPKLPVYPSASLPVFHRCVPVDISCYARFAEAFITFVSDNSVVHRVIAGVMTSKDIIMGLCLLALVLSLILMVVIRYISVVLVWILSAVVVVGSIGGTGILWWLYVDHSKSVNATRPALELEVAEDNQKALLIYAIAATVFTVILLLLMFFMRKRVALTIALFHVAGKVFTHLPLLVLQPFWTFLTLMLFWVYWITVLLFLGSAGSPVQNNQTGLVEFRMDGPLQYMVWYHAVGLIWISEFILACQQMTIAGAVVTYYFTRDKSQMPFTPIVTSALRLMRYHLGTVVKGAFIITLVEIPRLILTYIHSQLKGRENGCARCMLKACICCLWCLEKCLTYLNTNAYTATAINSTNFCTSARDAFIILVENALRVAAINSVGDFVLFLGKVLIVSCTAFAGILSLNYQREYTVWVLPLIIVCVFAFLVAHCFLSIFEIIVDVLFLCFAIDTKYNDGSAGREYYMDKTLMEFVENTRRDTERYSKVEGESREMKSMTGGTLA